A single region of the Lotus japonicus ecotype B-129 chromosome 4, LjGifu_v1.2 genome encodes:
- the LOC130711413 gene encoding glycine-rich protein A3-like, with protein MGGGKDKHDESDKGVFSSLAHGVANAAHGGHGYPPGAYPPQHGYPPQQGYPPQQGYPPQQGYPPAGYPPQQGYPPAGYPGPSGAHGHGGHQGHGGMGAMLAGGAAAAAAAYGAHGAHAAHGAHGGYAHGGYAQGGHMGHGKFKQHGKFKHGKHGKFGKHKHGKFGKHGGFKKWK; from the exons ATGGGAGGTGGTAAGGACAAGCATGATGAATCTGACAAAGGAGTTTTTTCAAGCCTTGCTCATGGGGTAGCTAATGCTGCACATGGTGGTCATGGGTACCCACCTGGGGCATACCCTCCCCAGCATGGGTATCCTCCTCAGCAAGGGTATCCCCCACAACAAGGGTACCCCCCACAACAAGGGTATCCCCCAGCTGGGTATCCCCCACAACAAGGGTATCCCCCAGCTGGTTATCCTGGTCCATCTGGTGCACATGGTCATG GTGGGCATCAAGGACATGGCGGCATGGGTGCAATGCTTGCTGGGGGTGCTGCTGCTGCAGCTGCTGCTTATGGCGCTCATGGCGCTCATGCCGCTCATGGCGCCCATGGGGGTTATGCACATGGTGGCTATGCACAGGGTGGTCACATGGGGCATGGAAAATTTAAGCAGCATGGGAAGTTCAAGCATGGAAAGCATGGAAAGTTTGGCAAGCATAAGCATGGAAAGTTTGGAAAGCATGGTGGGTTCAAGAAGTGGAAGTGA